TCCTGACCGCTAGTGCTGTTTTAGAAAGGTTAACAGGCATGTACGAAAGGGGTACACCCAATCCTAACACCAAGATAATAGGTGATCATGTATTAAAGAATCATTTCATTAAATCAATTGATGAAAACGATTTTCCTGGTAATTTTCAAACCAATGAATGACATGGTCGATGATAGTTCTCGAAGCATTCGGTCTGTACATAGACGCAAGTGATTGTTTCATTTGTTGTTGTTTTTTTGGATCCTTTATCACACGCAGAATGGTTGGGAGTAAGTCTTTTCCTGAAGAAACGATCACAGCTGCACGTTTTTGTTCAAAGTATCGGGCGTTTTCTTGTTCTTGACCAGGAACAGGTTTATATAGGATAAGTGGAGTGGTTGTGGCAGTGGCTTCTGTTAGTGTGATACCACCCGGTTTCGTTACCATCACTGTAGACAAGCGGAATAATTCATCGATTTGTTCTACAAATGGAAACACCCGCAGTCGATGTGGATAAAGGCGTTGTAAAGATGATAATTCCTCAGAAAGTTTTGTATTATGGCCACACACGACAACTATTTGTACGTCCGTTTCATGAATGAGTTGTTTACATGTTCGCTTCACATGTTTTAACAGCCCCTGTGCCCCGGCCAAAATCGTCACTATAGGATTGTTAGGAGACAACTTGTATCGTTTATATAAAATGTCCGAAGAAATAGGGAGTTCGAACGCAGGGCGAATTGGGATACCGCTAACAATAATTTTGTCACGGGGTACATATTTTTGAGCCAAGGCTTCCTTTAGTTTAGGCGTTGCAACAAAATACCGATTAATATAAGGATGAACCCACATTTTATGCAGACAATAATCAGTTAGTACATTAAAAATCGGAAGTTGAAAACCGGAATATTGACGAAACTCTGGAACGACCATTAATGGAAACGTATTAATGATCATGTCCGGACTTTCTGTTTGTATGAGTGTTAATAATCGTTTGCGACCTACGTAATAATACCATTTCAATAACCGATGGTCGTTCCATTTATCAAGGCTATAGTAGAACATTTTATAAAGCGGTTGTCCATACGAAAAACATTTTAAATACAAATATTCCGTCATTTGGGTTAAAAAGGGATATGCTTCAGCTAATAAATTGGATACAGTAACTTGTGAAATTCCTTGGTATTTAGCTTCTTGACAAAGCGAATTGGCTACTTGAATATGCCCCGTTCCGAAACTAGCCGTCAAGATAAGAATGCGAGGTTCTCTCAACACGTTCCCCCCCTTTTCCGTTATTACTTTTAAAGGTACCATATTTTTGTTAGGGAAAAATCAGGACAAGTTTTAGTATTTGAAAAAGATGTTAAAATTATGTAAAAAGTTCTATGTAGGTAAAATGATAAATGCTGATGGATAAAAGAACTTAAAAAGCTGACGTACATCAGAAAATGGTGATGTACATCAGCCGTAGAATCAAAATACATCCATTTTTATTTCTGTTTCCAAATTTCCATTATCGCACGTACGATTTCAACGCCTTGATAAAGAAATAAGTCAACTGCAGTTAATGAAAATGCGACGATAAGAAAATAGCGAATCCACATGATTCGTCCCTCCTTATTTTCATATTTCATTTGGAAGGACAATACAAACCACATTTCTCGATTGATAAAAGACGGCTAATAAAAAGTGAAAACGTAAATAAACAAATAACGGAATAAAAATAATAAAAAAGCAAGAATGGACAAGGCAAATAATACATATATCAGGGGTAATCGTAAAATCATCGGTTGTATCAAGTGTATTTTCAGAAAGGCTAATTAAAGTTTCTTCAAAGTCATACAGTATAGGGGTGAATGTGAATGAGCTGTCATAAGCAGAAACCAGATGGTATGAGATTAGGAAATGTATGAACCAGAATAACATTACGATTCACCCCTTTGTTAATCATTTTATCTATAAAACTCGTTAAATTCATTAAACAGTTACAGTAATTTTATGCAGATGACATAACCTTTTTCTTCGTTTTTTATATGATTTTATTGCCTAATAAAAAGGAAGGATTAGAGAGATAAA
This region of Bacillus sp. (in: firmicutes) genomic DNA includes:
- a CDS encoding glycosyltransferase; this encodes MREPRILILTASFGTGHIQVANSLCQEAKYQGISQVTVSNLLAEAYPFLTQMTEYLYLKCFSYGQPLYKMFYYSLDKWNDHRLLKWYYYVGRKRLLTLIQTESPDMIINTFPLMVVPEFRQYSGFQLPIFNVLTDYCLHKMWVHPYINRYFVATPKLKEALAQKYVPRDKIIVSGIPIRPAFELPISSDILYKRYKLSPNNPIVTILAGAQGLLKHVKRTCKQLIHETDVQIVVVCGHNTKLSEELSSLQRLYPHRLRVFPFVEQIDELFRLSTVMVTKPGGITLTEATATTTPLILYKPVPGQEQENARYFEQKRAAVIVSSGKDLLPTILRVIKDPKKQQQMKQSLASMYRPNASRTIIDHVIHWFENYQENRFHQLI